TTTGAATCATACTCCAGAAGCATGTTAGGAAGATACCAGTTGTTTCATTTCACAATAACATGGCTGGTAATATATAAGTGCAAGATACTTTCCAGATGAAACCTACCCTTGTATTTATTGACCCTGTGATATTGTTTTTCAGCTACTCCGCATGCGTGACCAATCGCCGCCTGGCTTTAGCTGTGATACTTTGTTTCCTGCTCTCCTGCCTCATTGGCTTCTCTCCGATGATGGGTTGGAACCAGTTTCAGCAATATGTAGGTGGCAACAGGTCTCTATCTGCCTCAGAGAGGTCCTTGAGAGGTCTCCTACTTTCACGCAGCGCAAGAGATCTTTCCAAGGCTTATTTCAGCCACAAAGAGGTCTCAAACACCAGCAAGGTTCATGGGGACCACCTGGGTTGTTGTACCCTTACTGCGGTGTTCAGCCCAGAATACCTTGTctactttgtgttttttggcTGTACTCTGCTGCCCTTGCTCATCATGCTGGCCATTTATGCCGATATCTTCAGAGTGGCCCGAAACCACCTTAGGTCTGCAAAGAAGTGGGAAACACATATGACGCAGACCCTTCTCCTCTTGGTTGGAATCTTCTGCTTGTGTTGGATCCCACTCAATGCCATCAACAGCCTTAGGCTCCTTTGTCGATCCTGCACCGTCCCTAACTCTATTATATTCTTGGTTGTGCTGTTCTCACATATGAACTCATTTGCTAATCCTCTCGTCTATGCCATGAGGAAGAAAGACTTTGGC
This window of the Spea bombifrons isolate aSpeBom1 chromosome 12, aSpeBom1.2.pri, whole genome shotgun sequence genome carries:
- the LOC128470460 gene encoding adenosine receptor A1-like — translated: MDNNILFVFLEIILALCIVSLNLLVCVTVYLHKELRTVTNFLIVSLAAADIGVGALAIPFSIVLSMEYTLCFYTCIFITCFPLVTTQFSILLLLLIAINAHLKIKLPNSYSACVTNRRLALAVILCFLLSCLIGFSPMMGWNQFQQYVGGNRSLSASERSLRGLLLSRSARDLSKAYFSHKEVSNTSKVHGDHLGCCTLTAVFSPEYLVYFVFFGCTLLPLLIMLAIYADIFRVARNHLRSAKKWETHMTQTLLLLVGIFCLCWIPLNAINSLRLLCRSCTVPNSIIFLVVLFSHMNSFANPLVYAMRKKDFGTALRSVFLRFLNCWPSPKVCCNRAKVHPQPS